In the genome of Streptomyces sp. SAI-127, the window GGCCCGCGGCGGAGAGGGCCTCTGGGGTCGCGCCACTGCGGACTTCCGGTCGCAGTGGGTCGCCGGCCACGAACTGTCCCAGCCCTTGGCGCCGCAGGTGTGCAGTTCGGACGGCAAGCCCACCGCCGACCCGGCCGATGTACCCACACCGGGCTCCCAGCCGACGGACCTTTGGCCGACGGACCTCTACCCGACGCCCGACCACAGCTTCGACATCGACGACGTCCTCCGCTCTCCCGCGCCCTGAGCCCCTTCCGCGGGATCCGGGCCGGCACCGACCTCTTCACCACATCAACGGGACCTGCCACAAGGCCGGTTCGGCAGGGCCATCCGACCTCACCTTGGGGGAATCACATGCGTATACACACTGCGGCCACCGTCCTTTCCGGCGCCGTCGTATTCTCGGCGCTCGTTCTTCCGGGCGCCGCCCAGGCAGCGGAGCACCCTGGGGCGGCGACGGATCTCAGAGTCTTCGCCTCGCAGAGCGTCCGGCCGCAGGACGCGCTGGGCGGCACCACATTCAAGAACGGAGTCGTCAACAAGGGCAAGGACATCGTTCTCGGCGTCACGGGCAAGAAGGCCGTTCCCGTCACGTTCACCGCCTTCGACGCGGAAGGCGTAGCCATCACCCAGGCGTTTCTGTGGCAGGGCACCGACAGTTCGAGCACGGACACCATCACCGGCGGCCTGGAGTCGGACGACTACCCCGTCTGCACGGAGACGCCGGTCCAGGACGGCTACAGCTACAGCTGCAGGACGGTCTTCACCATCGACCCCGCGGTCGCCTTCAAGGACGGCAACGGCACCGCGGGGACCTGGAAACTCTTCCTGGGCGCCTACGACCTCTACGCGAACGCCAGTTACGACGACGACGTCGCCAGGACCAAGATCAAGCGTGCCGCCAAGCTGACCGCCAACGCCTCCCCCGAGCCGGTGAAGAAGGGCAAGACCATCACGGTCACCGGCAAACTGAGCCGCGCCAACTGGACCACGGGCAAGTACGCGGGATACACGAACCAGCCGGTGCAGTTGCAGTTCCGCAAGAAGGGCAGCAACACCTACACCACCCTCAAGACGGTCAAGACCAGCAGCACCGGCACCTTGAGCACCACCACCAAGGCCGGCTCCGACGGCTATTACCGCTTCGTGTTCGCCGGCACCACCACGACCGGTTCCGCGACGGCGCCCGGCGACTTCGTCGACGTCAGGTAGGCAGCTTCCCGGCCGAGACCGCGGTGGCTGGTTCGCAGAGGCTCACCGGTCACCGCCGAGGGCACCTGGACCAGGCTCAGTCCTGCTCCGCGCGGGCGTCCCCGGAACGGCTCCCGGTGCGGCGGCGGGCCATCAGCGTGGCCAGGTCGGTACGTGAGGAGACCCCGGTCTTGCGGAAAGCGCGGGAGACGTGGGTCTCTACGGTGCGCCGGCTGACGTAGAGCCGGTCCGCGATGGCCTGGCTGGTGAGCCCGTGCGCCACCAGTTCGGCTATCTCCGGTTCCCGGGCGCTCGGGGTGGCCGACCGCTGGTGAGTTCGGCGCGGTCCGGGGAACCGTACGGAACCTCGGAGCCGCCACCGGGCGGACGGATGGCGTCGGCGAGGCCGACCATCATTCCGCTGCCCCCCGCCTCGGCGAACGCGCCCCCTGAGCCGGGCGCGCGTGCCGCCCCGGCCATCCGGGCTGTACCTGGCACGGGAAGCGACATGATTACAGCGCCGGCGTTCCATGACGAGGCACTACGCGCAGGGTCTCGTCGCCGCGATCCGGCTCTGGCTGCGCCCGGTTTGTCCGGCTGACGGTGCCGTCCGTCGGCGGAGACTGGGCGAGCCCGGCGTTGACGGCGTGATGCCGGGCGCCGGACGGCGGCGCACCGCGACCGGTCCACGATGCTGAACGGCGGCGCCGCCGTCTCGCCCGAGGTCCCCGACACCGAACCGGACCCCAGACAACGCACCGAGACGGGCGGGCGCGGCCATCTGCTTTGGGGAGCAGAAGGTGCTTGCTGCTAAGGGTGCCGGTCACCTACGGCAGGATCGCCCAGCAGATCCTCCAGGCCCGCCGACATCCCGGCCAGGAGATCACGCCGCGGGTCGATGAGCCACTGGAGTTGGAGGCCGTCCCACATCGCGACAAGGGCCGCCGCGATCAGCTCGGGGTGCCTGCGGTTCGAGATGCGACCCAGATCCTGGTCCCTGCGTACCGCGGTCGTGAAAGCGGTGACGACCCGCTCGTACCTGTCACGGAACCACTCGTGCGCCGGGTGGTCGGGGGCCGAGGCCTCCGCGGCCATCAAGGCGAGGAGGCGCAGCATCTCCTGCCTTTCCAGGTTGCGGCGGATGTACCGCAGGACCGCGTAGGCCACACCCTTTCCCCGGCTGTCCGCCTCGAAGGAGTCGATGCTCGCGGAGTCCGCGTTCTCGAGGACGGCCACGAGGAGCGCGCTCTTGCTCGGAAAGTGGTGCACGACGCTGGTCAGGCTGAGGTCGAGCTGCTTGGCGATCTCCCGCAGGGACCCTCCGCGGTAACCGCGAGCAGCGAACACGGCGGTCGCCGAGGCGACGATCTCGACCCTGCGCTGTGCGCTCTTGGCATACGGGCCTCGGCGAGTGGCCGGTCGGGCCGCCGTCTTCTCGGTCATACCCCCAACCCTAAGCGGGCGGTGCGGGGCGGTGTCCGGCCGATAATCCGCCAACATCGCGCCTGCCGAAAGTGTGGCACCTGTTCGGTTTTCGCTGTACGGTCTCGCTGACCCACACCACGACGTGCGGTGGAGCCGCTGACGCATCCACCGGGTGGAGAGGAGACGGACAAGGATGTCCACCTCGCATTTGTCGAAAGCGATCATCGGCGGCCTGGCCGCCGCACTGGTTCTGGCCGGTTGCGGCCGGTCCGACACACAAGGCAGCGGGGGCGCCAAGGGCGCTCCCATCAGCGACTCACCCGCCAAGGGCGAGATCAACGTCTGGGCCATGGGCACCGAGGGCGAGCGCCTGCCCGAGTTGGCCGCGCGCTTCCGGAAGGCCAACCCGGACGCGAAAGTGAAGGTCACGGCCATCCCGTGGCAGGACTACGCCAAGAAGGTCGAAACGGCGATCGCCTCCCAGGACACGCCGGACGCCACGCTCGTCGGATCCGCCGACCTGACGAACTTCGCCTCGACGGGCGGACTCGAGCAGGTGCCCGCCGACCTCGTCGACACCTCTTCCTTCTACCGGGGCGCCGCTCAGAGCACCACCTACGACGGTGGCACGTACGGCGTCCCCTGGTATGTGGACACCCGCGTCCTCTTCTACCGCAAGGACCTGGCACAGGCTGCCGGAGTCTCCGCGCCGAAGACCTGGAAGGAGTACGGCCCGTTCCTCAAGGCCCTCCAGAAGGAGGGAGCGAAGTGGGGCCTGGCGCTGCCCACCGGCGTGGCGGCGAGCTGGCAGGGCGTGCTGCCCTTCATGTGGCAGGCCGGCGCGCGTCTCATGAACGAGAACAGCACCGAGTTCACCTTCGACACACCCGAGGCGCTCGAGGGGCTGGAGTACTACCAGTCGTTCTTCACGTCGCAGACCGCGACCCGCAACGGGGCTGTGAGTCTGGGGGAGATCGAGCCGCAGTTCGTCGCCGGTTCCACCGCCGCACTCGTCTCGGGCCCCTGGGAAACGGCACTGCTGAAGGGGGCGGGAGGAGCGGACTTCGTCAAGGACAAGGTGGGGGTCGCCACGCTCCCGAAGGGAGCGACGTCCAACGCCAGCTTCATCGGGGGAGGGCACTGGGCGGTGTTCAAGAACGCGAAGAACCGCGACGGTGCCTGGAAGCTCATCCGGTGGCTCTCCCGGCCCGACATCCAGCAGGACTGGTACGAACAGTCCGGAGACCTTCCCGCCGTGCAGGCGGCCTGGGATGAGGGGAAGCTCAAGGCGGACCCGACGCTGGCCGTCTTCCGATCCCAGCTCCGGACCGCACTGCCCGGCCCGACCGTCACCACCTGGAAGCAGATCTCAGCGGTCCTCGATGCCGAGATCGAGAAGGTGGCCAAGGGAGTCTCGTCACCGAAGGCGGCCCTGGAACGGATCCAGGCGAAAGCGTCCGCGATCGGAACGGGGCAGCCCCGATGACCACGGCCACCTCCCTGCGACCCGCACATGAGATGTCCTCCACCGGGCAGCCGACCCCACCGTCGAGGCGCGGTTCGGGACGCCTGCGGCGCACAGTGGTCGCCTGGGCCTTCTGCTCACCCTTCGTCCTGCTGTTCGCCACGTTCGGTATCTGGCCGGTCTTCTCGTCACTGTCGATGAGCGTCACCGACATCACCAGCAGGGACGTGCGGACGCCCTTCAGCGTCAACTTCGTCGGTCTGGAGAACTACACCGCGCTCTTCGACGATCCCACCTTCGTCCGCGCCGCCTTGAACACGCTCTACTTCGTCGCGGTGGGCATTCCCCTGACGATGGTGCTCTCCCTCGGCGTCGCCGTCGCACTCAACTCCGGGATCCAGCGCGCGAAGGGCTTCTTCCGGGTCGCCTACTTCGCCCCGGTCGTGACGAGCATCGTGGCGGTGGCGGTCGTGTGGAGGTACCTCTACAAGCCCGACGGGATGATCAACTCGGCCCTGTCCGTCGTGGGAATCTCCGGTCCGGACTGGCTGAACGATCCCAACTGGTCCATGCCCGCCCTCATACTGATGGCGGTCTGGCGGCACTTCGGCATCCCCATGGTGATCTTCCTGGCGGGACTGCAGTCGATACCGCCCGAACTGCACGAGGCGGCCGTCGTGGACGGCGCGTCCCGCTGGCGGGCCTTCCGCAGTGTGACCCTGCCACTGCTCCGGCCCACCACGCTGGTGGTCGCCATCCTGCTCAGCATCAGCTACCTCCAGTTCTTCGAGGAACCGTTCGTCATGACGAGCGGCGGCCCCTTGGACAGCACGACGTCGATCAGCTACTACGCCTACCAGCAATTCGGCTTCGGCAACTACGGACTGGCATCGGCCGCGTCCTATGTGCTGGTCACCGCGATCGCCCTACTGAGCCTTCTTCAGTTCCGCATCTTCCGAGCGAGGGCCTGACATGACCGCCACCACCACAACGACGGGACCAGCCTTCCGGGACCGGCGCCCGTCCCGGCGAGTCCCCACCGCTCGTCTCGTTCTCTACGGCGCCCTCGTGCTCGGACTGCTGGCGACGCTGGCGCCTTTCGCCTGGATGTTCCTCGGCTCGGTGAAACCGACGGGCGAGATCGTCGCCCATCCGAGCTCCTGGCTTCCCCGGTCCCCGACCTTCGCCAATTTCGAAGACCTGCTGTCGAAGCAGAACTTCGGACTGTACTTCCTGAACAGCACAGTCGTCGCGGTGGCTTGTGTGCTGGGCAACCTGCTGTTCTGCTCGATGGCCGGATACGCCTTCGCGAAGATCGAGTTCGCGGGGAAACGTCTGCTCTTCGGCCTCGTCCTCACCATGCTGATCATCCCCGGCGTCACCACCTTCGTCCCGCTGTTCGTGCTCGTCAGCAACATGGGCCTGGGCAACTCCTACCTCGGGCTCATCCTGCCCTTCCTCGTGACACCGTTCGGCGTGTTCATCATGCGGCAGTTCATCCGGGACATCCCGGACGCCCTCGTCGAGGCGGCGCGCCTCGACGGTGCGGGCGAATCCCGGATCTTCCTCAAAGTGATCCTGCCGTTGACACGGCCGGCGCTGGCGACACTGGCGATCCTCACGTTCCTCGCGCAGTGGAACAACTTCCTGTGGCCGCTCGTCATCGCGCAGACCGAGGACCACTACACGCTGCCCGTCGCCCTCGCCCTCTTCTCCACGGGAGCCAACGGCACCAACTACGGCCTGCTGCTGGCCGGGGCGGTCACGGTCGTCACGCCGATCATCCTGCTCTTCCTCGCCCTGCAACGGCACTTCATCCAGGGCATCGCCAACACCGGCATCAAATAGCCCTCTTCCGACCGCCGCGGACCTGCCTCCTCGACCACCGAGTCGACACGCGCACAACGAACAGGAGAACCAACCATGCTTCGTCCCCAGGACGGCCCCACTCGTGAACGCCGCTCTCTCGGCGGCCTGTGGAGCTTCCGCCTGGACGCGGAGGGTGCCGGCCGTGCCGAGGGGTGGTGGCGCTCGCAGCTCGCGGGCGCAGTGGACATCCCCGTGCCGGCCAGCTACAACGACATCTTCCCGGACACGACCGTCCGTGACCATGTCGGCGACGTCTGGTACCAGACGCAGGTATGGGTTCCCGCCGGGTGGGCGGGGGCGCGGACGGTACTCCGCTTCGACTCCGCGACGCATCGCGCCACGGCCTGGGTCAACGATGTCGAGGTCGTTCGGCACGAAGGCGGCTACACCCCCTTCGAGGCCGACGTCACGGCGCACCTGCGGCCGGGTGCCGAGAACCGTGTCACCGTCGTCGTCAACAACGAGCTGACCTGGGAGTCGATACCCCCCGGCCGAGTGGAGGAACGCGAAGACGGCCGCCGGGTGCAGCGCTACTTCCACGACTTCTTCAACTACGCGGGACTGCACCGGCCCGTGTGGCTGTACACCACGCCCCTCGTCCACATCACCGACCTCACCGTGACCGCCGACCTGGAGGACACGACCGGCCTCGTCGCCTACCGCGTGGACAGCACCGCACAAGCCGAAGAGCACGTCGTACGTGTCTCGCTGCGCGACGCGTCCGGGGCCGAGGTCCAGGCCGCCACCGGAGCGGTGGGGACCCTCAGGATCGCCGACGTGCACCCTTGGGCGCCCGGAGACGGCTATCTGTACGAACTCGAGGCCACGGTGTGGAGCATCTCCGGCGACCTCGTCGACAGTTACCGGCAGTCCGTGGGCGTGCGCACGGTGGAGGTACGGGGCAAGGAATTCCTGATCAACGGAACCCCCTTCTACTTCAAGGGCTTCGGCAAACACGAGGACGCCGCGGTGCGCGGCAGGGCTCACGACGACACCCTGATGGTGCATGACTTCGCCCTGCTGGAGTGGACCGGCG includes:
- a CDS encoding sugar ABC transporter substrate-binding protein, yielding MSTSHLSKAIIGGLAAALVLAGCGRSDTQGSGGAKGAPISDSPAKGEINVWAMGTEGERLPELAARFRKANPDAKVKVTAIPWQDYAKKVETAIASQDTPDATLVGSADLTNFASTGGLEQVPADLVDTSSFYRGAAQSTTYDGGTYGVPWYVDTRVLFYRKDLAQAAGVSAPKTWKEYGPFLKALQKEGAKWGLALPTGVAASWQGVLPFMWQAGARLMNENSTEFTFDTPEALEGLEYYQSFFTSQTATRNGAVSLGEIEPQFVAGSTAALVSGPWETALLKGAGGADFVKDKVGVATLPKGATSNASFIGGGHWAVFKNAKNRDGAWKLIRWLSRPDIQQDWYEQSGDLPAVQAAWDEGKLKADPTLAVFRSQLRTALPGPTVTTWKQISAVLDAEIEKVAKGVSSPKAALERIQAKASAIGTGQPR
- the uidA gene encoding beta-glucuronidase, giving the protein MLRPQDGPTRERRSLGGLWSFRLDAEGAGRAEGWWRSQLAGAVDIPVPASYNDIFPDTTVRDHVGDVWYQTQVWVPAGWAGARTVLRFDSATHRATAWVNDVEVVRHEGGYTPFEADVTAHLRPGAENRVTVVVNNELTWESIPPGRVEEREDGRRVQRYFHDFFNYAGLHRPVWLYTTPLVHITDLTVTADLEDTTGLVAYRVDSTAQAEEHVVRVSLRDASGAEVQAATGAVGTLRIADVHPWAPGDGYLYELEATVWSISGDLVDSYRQSVGVRTVEVRGKEFLINGTPFYFKGFGKHEDAAVRGRAHDDTLMVHDFALLEWTGANSFRTSHYPYAEEVLDYADRQGVVVIDETAAVGLNLNIAGGVFGSGRKVPTFSPDTVGESTLRTHLQAVRELVERDKNHPSVVLWSIANEPDNVQPEARDYFAPLAAEARRLDPSRPVAYVNALMGKPDECVVTDLFDVVLLNRYYGWYFGPDDLAAAETELEAELRQWAESDKPIVITEYGSDAYPGLRGVVPSPWTEEYQTELLDVYHRVFDRVDAVVGEQVWNFADFATAPGVFRVDGNKKGVFTRERRPKSAAFSLRARWRKADFDSTD
- a CDS encoding sugar ABC transporter permease, whose amino-acid sequence is MTTATSLRPAHEMSSTGQPTPPSRRGSGRLRRTVVAWAFCSPFVLLFATFGIWPVFSSLSMSVTDITSRDVRTPFSVNFVGLENYTALFDDPTFVRAALNTLYFVAVGIPLTMVLSLGVAVALNSGIQRAKGFFRVAYFAPVVTSIVAVAVVWRYLYKPDGMINSALSVVGISGPDWLNDPNWSMPALILMAVWRHFGIPMVIFLAGLQSIPPELHEAAVVDGASRWRAFRSVTLPLLRPTTLVVAILLSISYLQFFEEPFVMTSGGPLDSTTSISYYAYQQFGFGNYGLASAASYVLVTAIALLSLLQFRIFRARA
- a CDS encoding carbohydrate ABC transporter permease, with the protein product MTATTTTTGPAFRDRRPSRRVPTARLVLYGALVLGLLATLAPFAWMFLGSVKPTGEIVAHPSSWLPRSPTFANFEDLLSKQNFGLYFLNSTVVAVACVLGNLLFCSMAGYAFAKIEFAGKRLLFGLVLTMLIIPGVTTFVPLFVLVSNMGLGNSYLGLILPFLVTPFGVFIMRQFIRDIPDALVEAARLDGAGESRIFLKVILPLTRPALATLAILTFLAQWNNFLWPLVIAQTEDHYTLPVALALFSTGANGTNYGLLLAGAVTVVTPIILLFLALQRHFIQGIANTGIK
- a CDS encoding TetR/AcrR family transcriptional regulator, with product MTEKTAARPATRRGPYAKSAQRRVEIVASATAVFAARGYRGGSLREIAKQLDLSLTSVVHHFPSKSALLVAVLENADSASIDSFEADSRGKGVAYAVLRYIRRNLERQEMLRLLALMAAEASAPDHPAHEWFRDRYERVVTAFTTAVRRDQDLGRISNRRHPELIAAALVAMWDGLQLQWLIDPRRDLLAGMSAGLEDLLGDPAVGDRHP